A genomic window from Daphnia carinata strain CSIRO-1 chromosome 9, CSIRO_AGI_Dcar_HiC_V3, whole genome shotgun sequence includes:
- the LOC130700790 gene encoding uncharacterized protein LOC130700790 isoform X1 — MNKVIITLALLIAVTVAVPQGRRFGGNTFGRPVVGLRPIGGGLGGLNLFGGSGTGAGAGTGSAGFGGVSASGVGISSAQNGGFGTGSGSGSAGSNFFTGQNFATGTGSGQSAGK, encoded by the exons ATGAATAAG GTCATCATCACCCTAGCTCTGTTGATCGCTGTGACTGTGGCCGTGCCACAAGGAAGAAGATTTGGTGGCAATACTTTTGGACGTCCCGTTGTTGGACTACGCCCCATTGGTGGTGGACTAGGAGGattaaatttatttg GAGGTAGTGGAACCGGTGCCGGTGCTGGAACAGGATCTGCTGGCTTTGGAGGAGTTTCAGCTTCAGGA GTCGGCATTTCAAGCGCCCAGAACGGTGGATTCGGTACAGGCAGTGGAAGTGGATCGGCTGGATCCAACTTTTTCACCGGCCAGAACTTCGCCACTGGTACCGGTAGCGGACAGAGTGCCGGCAAATAA
- the LOC130700788 gene encoding acanthoscurrin-1-like isoform X1: protein MNKVLITLALLLAVTMAAPQGRFFGGGLFGRPVVGLRPIGGGFGGLGGLGGLGFGGSGSGAGAGTGSAGLGGVSASGVALSNAQNGGFSTSSGSGLAGSNFFTGQNFATGDGSSQSSGK from the exons ATGAACAAG GTATTGATCACCCTCGCTCTTCTTCTTGCCGTTACCATGGCCGCGCCCCAAGGAAGATTCTTCGGCGGCGGTTTGTTCGGACGTCCAGTTGTAGGACTCCGCCCCATTGGTGGTGGATTTGGTGGACTTGGTGGACTAGGTGGATTAGGATTTg GCGGCAGTGGAAGCGGTGCCGGTGCTGGAACAGGATCAGCTGGTCTTGGAGGCGTTTCAGCCTCAGGA GTTGCCCTATCTAACGCTCAGAACGGTGGATTCAGCACTTCCAGCGGAAGCGGACTCGCCGGCTCAAACTTCTTCACCGGACAGAATTTCGCTACTGGTGATGGAAGCAGCCAAAGCTCCGgcaaataa
- the LOC130700788 gene encoding acanthoscurrin-2-like isoform X3, translated as MNKVLITLALLLAVTMAAPQGRFFGGGLFGRPVVGLRPIGGGFGGSGSGAGAGTGSAGLGGVSASGVALSNAQNGGFSTSSGSGLAGSNFFTGQNFATGDGSSQSSGK; from the exons ATGAACAAG GTATTGATCACCCTCGCTCTTCTTCTTGCCGTTACCATGGCCGCGCCCCAAGGAAGATTCTTCGGCGGCGGTTTGTTCGGACGTCCAGTTGTAGGACTCCGCCCCATTGGTGGTGGATTTG GCGGCAGTGGAAGCGGTGCCGGTGCTGGAACAGGATCAGCTGGTCTTGGAGGCGTTTCAGCCTCAGGA GTTGCCCTATCTAACGCTCAGAACGGTGGATTCAGCACTTCCAGCGGAAGCGGACTCGCCGGCTCAAACTTCTTCACCGGACAGAATTTCGCTACTGGTGATGGAAGCAGCCAAAGCTCCGgcaaataa
- the LOC130700788 gene encoding acanthoscurrin-2-like isoform X2, whose translation MNKVLITLALLLAVTMAAPQGRFFGGGLFGRPVVGLRPIGGGFGGLGGSGSGAGAGTGSAGLGGVSASGVALSNAQNGGFSTSSGSGLAGSNFFTGQNFATGDGSSQSSGK comes from the exons ATGAACAAG GTATTGATCACCCTCGCTCTTCTTCTTGCCGTTACCATGGCCGCGCCCCAAGGAAGATTCTTCGGCGGCGGTTTGTTCGGACGTCCAGTTGTAGGACTCCGCCCCATTGGTGGTGGATTTGGTGGACTTG GCGGCAGTGGAAGCGGTGCCGGTGCTGGAACAGGATCAGCTGGTCTTGGAGGCGTTTCAGCCTCAGGA GTTGCCCTATCTAACGCTCAGAACGGTGGATTCAGCACTTCCAGCGGAAGCGGACTCGCCGGCTCAAACTTCTTCACCGGACAGAATTTCGCTACTGGTGATGGAAGCAGCCAAAGCTCCGgcaaataa